One Flavobacterium sp. 90 DNA segment encodes these proteins:
- a CDS encoding septum formation initiator family protein: MKLKNPYKGKRWFKLVSNKYVWVLLFFVVWMLFLDNYSYFDHRFLDGQINELQDNKKYYQDEIKKDQEQIKQLQNPEQIEKYAREKYFMKKDSEDIYIIQFEGDTIQDTKE; encoded by the coding sequence ATGAAACTAAAAAATCCATATAAAGGCAAGCGCTGGTTCAAATTAGTGAGCAACAAATACGTTTGGGTTTTACTGTTTTTTGTGGTCTGGATGTTGTTTTTAGACAATTACTCTTATTTTGACCATCGTTTTTTAGACGGACAGATTAATGAATTACAAGACAATAAAAAATATTATCAGGACGAGATAAAAAAAGATCAGGAACAGATCAAACAACTTCAAAACCCTGAACAAATAGAAAAATATGCTCGCGAAAAGTACTTCATGAAAAAAGACAGCGAAGATATTTACATTATACAATTTGAAGGAGATACCATTCAAGATACTAAAGAATAA